From the genome of Pleuronectes platessa chromosome 19, fPlePla1.1, whole genome shotgun sequence:
AAAGACAAAATGGACGAATGGCTTGGatagacattttatttcatagTTTACTGGCATTTAATGCAATAAACATTCATATTAGTCTAGCTTTAGGGAAATAGATGTTTgggtatatatatttgttagaAAGTGATCATAGGTATAACAAATTCCTTTTCCCTCTGCAGGAGGCCAGGATGAACGGCGATTCAGGTGCCGGAGTGGTGACggccccccctcccaccactGCCCCCCACAAGGAGCGGTACTTTGACCGGGTGGACGAGAGCAGCCCGGAGTACCAGAGGGAGAGGAACATGGCGCCTGACCTCCGGCAGGACTTTAACAtgatggagcagaggaagagggtcTCCATGATACTCCAGAGCCCGGTCAGTGGAACAGAAATATGAAATTAATGTGTttatacatattcatattcTGATTGAGTAGCAGTAGTCCATATCATGGAGCAGGCCGTTTAACACACGACACAGTCCTAGATTGGGTGTACTTGCAAGACATAAACTAAAACACTGTTAAattatttcctctctgtttctgttcttttttggGTCACTGTGCCCTcttctgtttattgttttacccttacacatttttctttttctgtatcCGTGTCTGTGTTTATGACCGACAGGCATTCTGCGAGGAGCTGGAGACAATGATCCAGGACCAGCTGAAAAAGGGGAAGACGCCCACTAGCCTTTTGGCACTGCAGCAGATCGCAGACTTCATGACCACCAGCATGCCTTCCATGTATCCCGCTGCACCTCAAGGAGGCATGGCAGCGCTCAACATGAGTAAGCACAGAagagaatgagtgtgtgtgtgtgtgtctttttgacCTCAGCCACGTTATGTCTATGCTCACAGTGAGTGATGCAGCATGTGACAGAGTTGGTGACTGGACAAAGAGTCCAATcggatttctttctttcctgctGTCCAGTAATCAGTATTCTCTCTAACTTCAATTTATACAGcagttatattttataaatgtttgcaAAGTTAATGTCTTGTCTCAGcgttattttagtttttcagtcTCTAagtctttctgtctgtttcatctcctcctctcaggtttGGGTATGGTGACTCCCGTGAACGATCTGCGAGGCTCAGACTCTATCTCCTATGACAAAGGAGAGAAGCTACTTCGCTGCAAGCTGGCCGCCTTTTATCGGCTTGCTGACTTGTTTAGCTGGTCCGAGCTCATCTACAACCACCTCACAGTGAGATTCTTGATAACACAACTTACCGTGACAACTGATGCATGCCAGAGGGACACATGGTTTAATCAAATCTGGCTCTAAAGAAGATAAATCTTATCACGTGTGAAACTGCATTCatatacacacgcacaaaatGAAAACGCTTGCTGACAGTAACATCTGTTTTTAAGGGCATTTAATAAAACTTTATAAACTTTGTTCATATGACAAGACAAACATTTTCTAGACTCTTTAACCAAGTATTCAGCCGAGCACTAGTATAGGTATACTTTGAACTTTATTTCGCAAACATCAATAATTAATTCATCAATTTGATTCCTCTTCATTTGAGCCAGTTTCCGTGTGAAACACTGTAATCTAACTCGACTTTCTTCCTGTCTTGTAGGTCAGGGTGAATTCAGATGAGGAGCGTTTCCTTATTGTCCCTTTTGGGCTCCTGTTCAGTGAAGTCACGGCCTCCAGTCTGGTAAGAATCTGTCTAATCTAATAGAACTCTGTCTTTCTTCAGAAAATGAAACCCTATTTCTCCTTAAATTATGTTGTACGATTTAAAGCTAAACTCAAAGCTGTTATTTATGCTTTATTGTCTGACACCCCCTGCCTTCCAGGTGAAGATAAACATTCAAGGGGAGGTAGTCGATCGGGGAAGCACCAACCTTGGAGTCAACCAGGCCGGCTTCACTCTCCACTCTTCCATCTATACCTCCCGACCCGATGTGAAATGTATcgtacatatacacacagctGCAGGTGCTGCGGTAAGGGACAGTGACTACACCGTAATAATATGCAGAATAAACAGACATAGGTACATTGTAATCTTATGTTGTGTGGCGTTGTTTATTTCTTTGGTTGCAGGTGTCAGCCATGAAATGCGGCCTGTTGCCCCTCTCACCTGAGGCGCTGTCTTTGGGCGAGGTGGCCTACCATGACTACCACGGTATACTGGTGGATAAGGAGGAGAGTGAGCTTATACAGAGAAACCTAGGCCCTACGAGCAAGGTAACAGCTCTGTTTATAtgtgaatgaaaataagaaaaatattgcTTCCGTGCATTTAAGTCTCATTAAGTAACTTTTATTTTAGACCAGTAGTAATAGTTTGGATCTTTCCTGTGTCCCAGGTGCTCGTCCTGAGGAACCACGGATTGGTGACCGTGGGTGAAACAGTAGAGGAAGCTTTCTTTTACATGCACAACTTGGTCGCTGCCTGTGAAATCCAGGtacaacacacactgagctctgtaAATCGAATTTAATCAAAAAGCTATTGGGACTGATTTGGTGCTGTTCATTCTGAAACTCTCACCATAAAAGTCCgttatcatattttaaaatcacaaaatgctgtttctatattttcttatttacgTTTTGAAAAGACAGGTTTCTACTGTGCTTCTTCTATTATAGTATCACATGGACCACCATGTATTTTCATGTGGTGTCATGATAGCgttgtttgtttgcatttatcaCAACAACTGtctttgtctcttgtctctccaCATctttttatatgtttcactttcttcatcaatgtctatgtgtgtgcgttATGTTGGTGTGCCTGTGTATGTCAAACATTTTTGTTCCTTCTGTTTTCTGGAACTGTCTGTggtttctttgtctgtctgtattCCCCAATACATTTTTCCAGGTGCGAACACTGGCCAGCGCTGGAGGGCCAGACAATCTGGTGATGCTGGACCCGGGGAAATATAAGTCACGTTCAAAGGTCCCTGAGCCGGTCGGCGACGGGTCCCCTTCAAACCCCAAGTGGCAAGTCGGGGAGCAGGAGTTTGAGGCGTTTATGAGAATGCTCGACAATTTGGTTAGtacaaaaaagaggaaaaagggacgTACTATAACAAAAACTGATGCTTTTTAGGCCACTCCAGGACATTTGGAGGGAAAGTAACTAATCCTTAAACTTCCGGGAGCCCTGGCCTCTGGATTAACTTACCCCCACTTCCCCTCCTTCACGTGGTTGGGACTTACATTAATAACAGATATTTGCAGTCTTTGAAATTATTCCACTCTATTGTGTATTAACCCTATTCTAAACCTCCGCTGTTCTCTTCTGTCTTCTTGTTGTCCAGGGCTACAGGACGGGCTATCCTTACCGCTGCCCGGCATTGCGGGACAGAGGTAAAAAATACAGTGATGTGGAGAACACTCCCTCTGTCCATGGTGGTTACTCATACGGGGAGGACAGCGACTCAGGCGCTCGCTCCCCGCTGAAACAGAGCTTCCAGCGCGGCCAGCGTGACAAGACCCGCTGGCTCAATGCCGGTGGCCGGCCCGATGAGCCCTGCGAGGATGGGCCTGATGCCAGCAGCCCCAAGTCGAAGCCTAAGGTGTGGACGAACATAACACACGATCACGTCAAACCCTTGCTGCAGTCTCTCTCGTCCGGTGTCTGCGTGCCAAGCTGTATAACCAACTGCTTGGTCTGTGCCTACCTTATTGTTCCTAGTATAGATTTTAGATTCACCTTGTTGATGGATACGGGTAGTTGGTTGGCATCCTGAGGTCCTTGGGACAGGCAGGACTTAATGTACAGTacaaagctgtatttttttttttacatcttctcTTGAGCCTTTTTTATGTGCTCACAAAATTTAACTTTCACTTCTTTTAGGCTCTTTTAACCTGTGATTTCAGACATCCTATTAACCCACCTTTCTAATGCAGTTACCTCTGCTCTTTAAGTTGCTGTGTAGAACAGCTGTGATTATCTACTGACTTTCTTTAATCTTTTCTCCCTCCTGGTCTCCTAATGCCTCATGATGCAAGGCCAGCTCCCCACAGCATGCCCCACTGCATGTGTTGTAGTGAAGTGCATTGTTGGTGTTGATGTTTTTCCCCGAAGGAGCGAGCAGCAGGGGTGTGGCATGAGTCCTCGAGTGGGCGGTTGAATGTGGGAAGAAGCTGTGATGTGTTGCCGCAAACCACATTGTTGCTCGTTctgtaaaacacttttactTTCTTGTCTCTGCATCTTGATGAGGGCAAAGtattgttgcaaaaaaaattaGTTAGgagaacagattaaaaaaaagtaaggtCAGTGAGATTTATTAAACATCTCAGAAGATTAATATTCTCTGTATTAAGGAGGGAGGAGGCATGTGTTTCACTTCCAGAAAATTGCATTTTtggataagaaaaaaaaattgtggtcACAAAACCAAGCAAAAACTTCCTTTGCAAAAGATTAATGCATCCTGCTTTTGTGATTTAAAATTGTTCTTAAATTGAGCTCAGACTACAGGACACTCGGGCTGAGTTATCCCCAATATGCCTAAAACCTTAGTCGGTACCTTGTCCGGTCAAGATTATCCTGTAGGGAGATGGGTTACATGGTtaatatgtttgatatttcGGATTTAAAATCAGGACCACAACAGCTTAAGAGAAAGACTGGTGCTGCCAAGCGATGGGAAACATTCAGATTTTAATGCCAGCTAGCGTGACATTGTTGACAGTAAAACTCTAACCAGAAGAATAGATAACCCGATTGACTGCGTCTTTCTAACCATTTCTCATTTAGAATTATTTTGTCTTCTCCTCTTGTTTATTAACATTAGAGCAAGTTGTTGCTCCATGCCTCCCTCTATTTGTTTATATGCCTGTCCATGAGATCTGAGGTGGTGCGTCAATGCAGTAAGCAATAATATTAATAGAGGTTGATGTTCCATTATTTTCTCATATTGCTGTGTGGGTTTGTAAAAGACTCTAGAGAACAATATCTGCAAGGCGTTTGTGTCACAACCGGATTTTTACAACTCCTGTAGTCTGAGCCCAGCTAAACTTCTGCAACTGCTTCCAGTTGTGACCGTTTGCTCTATTATGTTTGCTTCCTCTTATTTCTGATTTCATTTTTGATTCTGAAAAAAGTTCAACTTCAAAGCCTGCATGAGTGGATTTTGTCTGACTAGAGAAAAACAATGACGAACAATAAGCCATGAAATTTGACCTGACTTTTGAATCAATTATCTCCTGTTGGGAAAGTAGGAAATGTTGTGTTGTGAGACTCTTTCTCAGTGAGTATATCATGTTTACATGTTCATCCCATTCCCAACCAACCCAACCCAGCTACTTCCATCAAGGAATCCCTTCCTCATCCAGCTCCCTGGTTTCAGCAGCTAACCAGCCAAGCTTATAGTAAACACAGGAATGAAGTCATGAGCTTACGCATTCCACTGCAAATTACATGCTTAGTTTATAAAGGTCAAGTAAAACGTTTTGCATGGAGATTTTGTTCGTATACTCATGCGCTGCTGCTCATTCAGTTTAATGCAAGAAATGGGGGAAGATTTCTTTCTAATTTCCCTCAGTCATGCTGAGCATTACCAGGTTTAAAAGAAGCCGATGGGGTATTTTACAAGAGCATATTTAACATGACAACAAAAGGTTTAAACCTCTGCCGGACAGATGCACTCTTGTCTTACATTGTAGCTCTGTGACAGTAGCTGTTATTATTTCTGACCCAACATGGGCGAGTGTGCTCgggtgtgtttctctctctgttgtccTTGTTGTCGTATATCAGCCTGGGAAATGACTTTGGTGATGCCAGCTCACCCCTCACTGCCACTCTCGCTTCGTAAGCCAGCCTCATCGTCTAAGTCACCCAGCcgcccctcaccctccctcaccTCTTACCACCTGTCTTCCCTCCCCTAACCCTTTCACCATTTTGTCAttgtgtgatgttttcatttgtctccTTCTGTGTGCTCCttctttgtttatattttaaactcTAACGGTACATCAATGATGATGACAAAAGGTTGTCGTGCAAAAAAAGTTTTCTTCATTTTACCGACACTGACCATCCCAAAAGCAGTATAACCTAAGGAGTGTAGAACCATCGGTAGgatgcttaaaacataatgacccCTATGGaagaacattttctttcttacCCTAAATTATTAATACTTTCCCCCCGTAAATGTTACCTTTTGTAAAGCTGCCTGTTCTATTcagtttgtgagtttgtgtttatgtgacaAAATTGTCCCCAAATAGTAAAATGAACACTTCCATACTGAGGACCTTGAGGTCCTGctgggagaaacacactgacaaaGATTAAGAGATTAGCAGCCTCAGTATGGTGCTATGAAACctggaaaaaacaaatgatcagAAAATAGTAATAGTCCTGCAACAGCAGCAATAATTTCTGTATCATATTTATACTCATAATTCATACATTTTATGACATGCATGTAAGTCACTGTTTCAATTGTTAACTTTCACAGTCTGAACTGTGATTACACGTCTCACTATGTGCAAGTTCATCGTTTCAAAACTCCGTCAACCTTGGTTCTTAAgcctgaatatatatattaaataaaacactcactttaatttgatgtataatGAGTAGCATCATCTATAAATTTCGAAAtcagatttaaatgtattttgttacTTGCACCGACACATTTCTTCACTTGTCTCTAGGACAATTGTTTATTTCGTTTTCCTGATAAATTACTTAAATTACCAGCTCTACACTAAAAACACctaaaatgttattttgtgttttgcttgtCCTAATGCTCtctatttaatataatttaggCTCCATTTCATTTGGTCTTTGTTCACAAATCGATCAAACTAGACTCAATTAGATTGTATCATCCCGCCAGGCCAATAATCTAAATTGATGAATAAGCATTAGATACGATATGCTTTGGTGGAAATTATGTAGACCTGCCCACCGCTAATTAAACTAAGGTACAAATTAAACTTATTGTCTTCTGTGTTCCTTCATCATCATTGGTTCGCTTTTTaccttcagtgttttttttttttttacagttgtcCAACTTTGTCCATTTCAGTTCAGCATGATTCTTGTATTGTGAAGCCTGCATAATATTTTGTCTGGATCTATTTTCTGGCTTGGGTTTTCATGTCAGTCACTAGATTtggtttcagttgtttttttaaaacacgtTATTTGGTGTTCACAGTGGTCAAAGGAAGACGGCCTCCGCCAGGGTGCCGCAGCCAATCAGTTCATCCCGTTGAACACCAACCCAAAGGACGTCCTGGAAATGCGGAATAAGGTATCGCagcctttttacatttttatttactcattGATGCTTTTCCGGTTTTTAGCATTGCATTAGAATGATGATGCACTTGTTCCTCTTGTTCCTTCATAACTTTAAATGTTGTTGCCTTGTTTAGATCCGGGAGCAGAACCTGCAGGACATTAAGACCGCAGGACCCCAGTCTCAGGTTCTCTGTGCCAGCAGCGTCGGGGATCGCACCTTCACCCAGGTCAGTCTGTGAAGGCACCACATTAAAACCAGCACTGCCGCAATTACCCTGACCTGGAGAGAAATATCTGTCTCATGCTAATGAAACGATTGAGATTTTGTGTCCTGTGTTGAGCTACAAAAACACCTAAAACTCCAAATCAGTCTCTCCAGGTCTGGCGTCACTCCTGAAACCAAAACGCTGCAATCTGTGAATTTTGTGTTAAGATGCCCTCTACACTAAGCTGTAATGAAATACAATTGGTTGCAACTCAAAGTATTATTGAATCTGATCCGACATCAGTTTTGTCGAGGAGAATCTTCTTTATGAATACTAAAAGAACCGTCCTCCATGTTGTGGAGCATGGAGTGACTTTTGTAACTCTGACATTATTTTCTAACCACAGAGATTGTCAATGTGGCAGGTGAGTAACATGTGGGAGAGGTAACCTCACTCTGCTCTCCAGACCTGCCAGCTTCAGGTTGTCTCCATTTTCATACATCAGGGTTGCATCATTCAGAGTTTAGTTACTTATACTCAGCACTTGCAGGCATTTTGGTATCTTGAAATGTTCAAGAAAACCcgttactgttttttttcctgtgcaTGAATCCTTTATCTTTTTTTGAGAGGTACAAATGCAAAAAACAGATTGACGGCTTAGTCAGTTTGAGTTTCATTTTGGTTTGCATGATTTACTCGACCTTGGCTGGGGAGGTAAGTCTTTTCGAATCGGCACAAACACCATGAAAAGCAGAACAAGGGCAGATGAAGTGTGCCGGTACAGTCACGAGTCAAAATCGCTGCACAGCCTTCTCCCCTCTTGTAAATAGTTTCTTTACGACGCATGCTCGTGGCTGTTTATCCCAATGCTGCTTTGCTTTTTACAGCCCCACCGCTTTTCCAGAACCATCTCTATTTGCATGTACCTTCCAGTGTTTATGTACATATACACCTGTATGTTGCTATGTGTGTATGCAGAAGTGGAAAGTAGTATGTCTTCTTCGGGACATTGTTAAGTTCTATATGATAGATTTTGAAGAGTCAGGttgacaaatcaaattaacagtTTTTCAAACAGGATTATGCAAGACTCGCCTTGAGAaactttcagctttaataataatgatattttaaTAATCCATATCATCAAGGCTCCAGTTGCTATTTATGTGACATAGATCATATTTGTCTAATTTCATCTTAAGAAACACTTAGGCTTATAGTACTTATAGTATAGTACAATCAAGTCCGATTTTTGTTGAGCGACGTCTTTCCacctctgtgagtgtgtgaatggtggTATGTTCGTGAACGTCTGCACACACAAGCCTGCCTGACAGACTATTAATGTGACTGTGCTGGTGATTAAGAGCTGGGTTGTGCCCCTTCCCCCCCACCTTACTGGGTTTACTATTGCAGGACGCCCCTCTGTCTGACTGTACTGATACTATTGATGGCCTTGATGTGTCCGAGGGGTCCTATAGTCCTGCTAAATCAATTAGAAAGGTACTTAATGCTCCAGCCACAAATGCCACTCACCCGTACTTCACACCATCCTGCAGTCAACCATTCCTCTGAGCCAGCAGACACTTGATATATGagcagaggaagtggatgataGTTCTAGGATGAGGAAATTTATAATGCTCCTATGTTTCAATTATGTTGTGACCCAGACTGTTTATATATTGGATTGTTaaatttatgttttgtttttgtggcaGCTATGAATCGATCGTGACCTGTATTTGATTttcatgataataaaaaaaagttgaccTGAGCAGGTGTTAGATGCTGGAAATaaggttttctgtttgttttacacacaattaaaacattgtgtagaatttgattaattaaatatttggttttaaaaagcACAATTATTGCTTTTTGTTAGTTTACTGCAGTACTGCCTTTACCATTATTTTGGTAATGTACAATAACCCTTATTTAAATAGGTCCTTACTTGGGTTTTTGTAAAGGTGTTATCGTGAGGAATGAAAAAAGGGAAAGCACCTACTGTTCCGtaataaaataagaattaaCCAGTGATAGTACATCATAGCATGTGCTTCTTGAATTTTGCAATGGCCTGTTTGCTCTATTTTGTACTCATGCTGGCACTTCTGCTCATGCTGTGTAGTAGCTGTGTGTGGGGGCCTCTAATCTTGATAATCAAGTTGTTTCACACTTGTGAAAACTTTGAGAGAAACTATTTTACACTGCAACTTTCttataaaaatatacaattcTTCCATGTGTGACTTAGAGTAACTGTAATCCATCCCAAGTCGATGTCTCATCTTTTTTCCAACTTTCCTCTGTGTTACTTGAAGGGGGAGCTTGTGACGGCGTCCAAGGCCATCATCGAAAAGGAGTACCAGCCCAGGGTCATCGTCAGCAAGCAGGGTCCCAACCCCTTCACCAAACTCACCGACCGGGAGATGGACGAGTACCGCAGGGAAGTGGAACAGAATCAGAAAGGGCCTGAAGGTAAACCTGACAGGATGAAAGAAAGTCAATACGGAACCTATGAACTTGTTATACCTCCTCTCTGTAACGACATGGCTCTGAGTTGTTTTAGGCAAAAATTAATGACGTCACACATTTGTTTGAGAAAAACTTGCATCAGCTGCCATTGAGTATCTATATATCGGTCTGTTTGTAATTTATATTGGGGCAGATAAGGGTAAATTACCAAATCACTTTGCTAAATCTACATAGCAAGCATTGATACAGGGGTCATTTGAGCTGTGATACTTTCTGGTTCACTGTATCTTCATCAGCCATTATTTGATATGAAGGGTAAATC
Proteins encoded in this window:
- the add1 gene encoding alpha-adducin isoform X7, producing the protein MNGDSGAGVVTAPPPTTAPHKERYFDRVDESSPEYQRERNMAPDLRQDFNMMEQRKRVSMILQSPAFCEELETMIQDQLKKGKTPTSLLALQQIADFMTTSMPSMYPAAPQGGMAALNMSLGMVTPVNDLRGSDSISYDKGEKLLRCKLAAFYRLADLFSWSELIYNHLTVRVNSDEERFLIVPFGLLFSEVTASSLVKINIQGEVVDRGSTNLGVNQAGFTLHSSIYTSRPDVKCIVHIHTAAGAAVSAMKCGLLPLSPEALSLGEVAYHDYHGILVDKEESELIQRNLGPTSKVLVLRNHGLVTVGETVEEAFFYMHNLVAACEIQVRTLASAGGPDNLVMLDPGKYKSRSKVPEPVGDGSPSNPKWQVGEQEFEAFMRMLDNLGYRTGYPYRCPALRDRGKKYSDVENTPSVHGGYSYGEDSDSGARSPLKQSFQRGQRDKTRWLNAGGRPDEPCEDGPDASSPKSKPKWSKEDGLRQGAAANQFIPLNTNPKDVLEMRNKIREQNLQDIKTAGPQSQVLCASSVGDRTFTQDAPLSDCTDTIDGLDVSEGSYSPAKSIRKGELVTASKAIIEKEYQPRVIVSKQGPNPFTKLTDREMDEYRREVEQNQKGPEEADPDPEPLAEPVEEPKGQKTTSTPPSTPVRADEDSLPDQTYKDESDAATLRQTLPDLTPDDPSDAPALPAEDLASAPATADADAAEGEEAADAGDQEGDESPCKSPSKKKKKFRTPSFLKKNKKKTES
- the add1 gene encoding alpha-adducin isoform X2, yielding MNGDSGAGVVTAPPPTTAPHKERYFDRVDESSPEYQRERNMAPDLRQDFNMMEQRKRVSMILQSPAFCEELETMIQDQLKKGKTPTSLLALQQIADFMTTSMPSMYPAAPQGGMAALNMSLGMVTPVNDLRGSDSISYDKGEKLLRCKLAAFYRLADLFSWSELIYNHLTVRVNSDEERFLIVPFGLLFSEVTASSLVKINIQGEVVDRGSTNLGVNQAGFTLHSSIYTSRPDVKCIVHIHTAAGAAVSAMKCGLLPLSPEALSLGEVAYHDYHGILVDKEESELIQRNLGPTSKVLVLRNHGLVTVGETVEEAFFYMHNLVAACEIQVRTLASAGGPDNLVMLDPGKYKSRSKVPEPVGDGSPSNPKWQVGEQEFEAFMRMLDNLGYRTGYPYRCPALRDRGKKYSDVENTPSVHGGYSYGEDSDSGARSPLKQSFQRGQRDKTRWLNAGGRPDEPCEDGPDASSPKSKPKWSKEDGLRQGAAANQFIPLNTNPKDVLEMRNKIREQNLQDIKTAGPQSQVLCASSVGDRTFTQGELVTASKAIIEKEYQPRVIVSKQGPNPFTKLTDREMDEYRREVEQNQKGPEVQGQDASREGSAYGASCPEAETPQRGQASISTPLQSGTRSLSLEKAPPTAPVAATPASEQTSFSLGLSSGAGATRDGTSSAGTLADDVFSAPDSPHKEFHCAVLRALSKEPSVVEAAKADQAPEADPDPEPLAEPVEEPKGQKTTSTPPSTPVRADEDSLPDQTYKDESDAATLRQTLPDLTPDDPSDAPALPAEDLASAPATADADAAEGEEAADAGDQEGDESPCKSPSKKKKKFRTPSFLKKNKKKTES
- the add1 gene encoding alpha-adducin isoform X8 → MNGDSGAGVVTAPPPTTAPHKERYFDRVDESSPEYQRERNMAPDLRQDFNMMEQRKRVSMILQSPAFCEELETMIQDQLKKGKTPTSLLALQQIADFMTTSMPSMYPAAPQGGMAALNMSLGMVTPVNDLRGSDSISYDKGEKLLRCKLAAFYRLADLFSWSELIYNHLTVRVNSDEERFLIVPFGLLFSEVTASSLVKINIQGEVVDRGSTNLGVNQAGFTLHSSIYTSRPDVKCIVHIHTAAGAAVSAMKCGLLPLSPEALSLGEVAYHDYHGILVDKEESELIQRNLGPTSKVLVLRNHGLVTVGETVEEAFFYMHNLVAACEIQVRTLASAGGPDNLVMLDPGKYKSRSKVPEPVGDGSPSNPKWQVGEQEFEAFMRMLDNLGYRTGYPYRCPALRDRGKKYSDVENTPSVHGGYSYGEDSDSGARSPLKQSFQRGQRDKTRWLNAGGRPDEPCEDGPDASSPKSKPKWSKEDGLRQGAAANQFIPLNTNPKDVLEMRNKIREQNLQDIKTAGPQSQVLCASSVGDRTFTQDAPLSDCTDTIDGLDVSEGSYSPAKSIRKGELVTASKAIIEKEYQPRVIVSKQGPNPFTKLTDREMDEYRREVEQNQKGPEEADPDPEPLAEPVEEPKGQKTTSTPPSTPVRADEGDGNTKEYLLP
- the add1 gene encoding alpha-adducin isoform X1, translating into MNGDSGAGVVTAPPPTTAPHKERYFDRVDESSPEYQRERNMAPDLRQDFNMMEQRKRVSMILQSPAFCEELETMIQDQLKKGKTPTSLLALQQIADFMTTSMPSMYPAAPQGGMAALNMSLGMVTPVNDLRGSDSISYDKGEKLLRCKLAAFYRLADLFSWSELIYNHLTVRVNSDEERFLIVPFGLLFSEVTASSLVKINIQGEVVDRGSTNLGVNQAGFTLHSSIYTSRPDVKCIVHIHTAAGAAVSAMKCGLLPLSPEALSLGEVAYHDYHGILVDKEESELIQRNLGPTSKVLVLRNHGLVTVGETVEEAFFYMHNLVAACEIQVRTLASAGGPDNLVMLDPGKYKSRSKVPEPVGDGSPSNPKWQVGEQEFEAFMRMLDNLGYRTGYPYRCPALRDRGKKYSDVENTPSVHGGYSYGEDSDSGARSPLKQSFQRGQRDKTRWLNAGGRPDEPCEDGPDASSPKSKPKWSKEDGLRQGAAANQFIPLNTNPKDVLEMRNKIREQNLQDIKTAGPQSQVLCASSVGDRTFTQDAPLSDCTDTIDGLDVSEGSYSPAKSIRKGELVTASKAIIEKEYQPRVIVSKQGPNPFTKLTDREMDEYRREVEQNQKGPEVQGQDASREGSAYGASCPEAETPQRGQASISTPLQSGTRSLSLEKAPPTAPVAATPASEQTSFSLGLSSGAGATRDGTSSAGTLADDVFSAPDSPHKEFHCAVLRALSKEPSVVEAAKADQAPEADPDPEPLAEPVEEPKGQKTTSTPPSTPVRADEDSLPDQTYKDESDAATLRQTLPDLTPDDPSDAPALPAEDLASAPATADADAAEGEEAADAGDQEGDESPCKSPSKKKKKFRTPSFLKKNKKKTES
- the add1 gene encoding alpha-adducin isoform X6 produces the protein MNGDSGAGVVTAPPPTTAPHKERYFDRVDESSPEYQRERNMAPDLRQDFNMMEQRKRVSMILQSPAFCEELETMIQDQLKKGKTPTSLLALQQIADFMTTSMPSMYPAAPQGGMAALNMSLGMVTPVNDLRGSDSISYDKGEKLLRCKLAAFYRLADLFSWSELIYNHLTVRVNSDEERFLIVPFGLLFSEVTASSLVKINIQGEVVDRGSTNLGVNQAGFTLHSSIYTSRPDVKCIVHIHTAAGAAVSAMKCGLLPLSPEALSLGEVAYHDYHGILVDKEESELIQRNLGPTSKVLVLRNHGLVTVGETVEEAFFYMHNLVAACEIQVRTLASAGGPDNLVMLDPGKYKSRSKVPEPVGDGSPSNPKWQVGEQEFEAFMRMLDNLGYRTGYPYRCPALRDRGKKYSDVENTPSVHGGYSYGEDSDSGARSPLKQSFQRGQRDKTRWLNAGGRPDEPCEDGPDASSPKSKPKWSKEDGLRQGAAANQFIPLNTNPKDVLEMRNKIREQNLQDIKTAGPQSQVLCASSVGDRTFTQDAPLSDCTDTIDGLDVSEGSYSPAKSIRKGELVTASKAIIEKEYQPRVIVSKQGPNPFTKLTDREMDEYRREVEQNQKGPEVQGQDASREGSAYGASCPEAETPQRGQASISTPLQSGTRSLSLEKAPPTAPVAATPASEQTSFSLGLSSGAGATRDGTSSAGTLADDVFSAPDSPHKEFHCAVLRALSKEPSVVEAAKADQAPEADPDPEPLAEPVEEPKGQKTTSTPPSTPVRADEGDGNTKEYLLP